tagggtgtggggacaaagaacaaattagtgggaagagagagacaatataataattgtgggatcattcctaatttaaaagtataaaagtgtaacaactaatctgggacggagggagtaatgtaAATGAACTTTTGGCCGTCCCCCTGTATAATAGTCTAAAACGCccctaataatataaaaaattgcAGAGTGTATGAACAAATTAGacataattaaaaaatttaacagCTTAAAATTACTATTGACAAAACAAACGCAATAAAAATATGCCTTAATCACTCCATAATTTACGTCCAAGTATCAATCATTTTcatctttaattattttttgatttgCTTACTATTTACTGAAATGTGTTTGTTGCTTTAAAATGTGCAAgaaatgttttttttaagaTACAATTTCAATTATAAATGAGGGAATAAACTCGAACCCGGAATCTGTAGTATacaaacttttaattttaaccaTTATGTCAAGACCCTAGCGATTTTGGATCTTTTAGAGTTCTAAattaactctacaaggtagagtttgagcatatcaaccattgaatgaaaaattagtggttcatatattatctttccaaaatttccctattttttctcatcaatatgagccattgatttataaaatgtatggtttagataaaactctaccttgtaaagttttattaaaactctagaggatccggactcAACTTTAGCAGTTCAAAATGACATGCACGAGAGTGACTGTAGTCTAAAAGTGATGGCTTTTGTAAGGTGGGCGAAGGTTGCTGACTAGTCGTCGCTCCGTAGGCACGCACACCCCCTGAATCAGACAAACTCACTGAAAGGAACTCACCTGCTCTTTTACTCAGTCCTCCTCCTATTTCATCATCCCTAATCAACTCGTTAATCTCAGTAAAATTAAATGCTCTTTCCAAATGCTCTTTGAATAATTAGAGAAATAATACGCGGATTTATGACACAAGAAAAAAGGAGGTTAATTTCCTGGTAAGTTtctttccccttttcattttcaaaatcCCATTATTACTACTCGTTTTTTAGATTTAAGACCCACCTCTCCAAAATTCCCAGAACCCCAAAATTTAAAATACCCAGAAATATTAATCTACTTCAACTAGTCAAAATGCTAACCCCCTTTTCATGGTGAACGCGTTTCTTCTTCCTCTCATCctcaattctctctcctccctgcTTCAAATTTCAAGTGTTTTTTTTACTCATTGCTGAAGATTCCAAGATCTGTTCATTGTTTGTTCATCGAATTTGGTACTTTGTCCTGAGTATGTGATTGAATTTGCTACAGAAGATTTCTGCAGTATTTTTTAGTGATTTGAAGATGGGAAGTAATTCGTGGGTGTTCTTCTATGGGATGAATTTGGTACTAGTGTTTCATCTTCAGCTTGTTCTTCCTTGTTCTTCCCTTAATTCTGAAGGTGGGTAAATCAGTGATTCTGCTTCTTCAAAGGttcaaattaaatttaatttctggGTTTTTCTGGGGTTAAGCTGAAATGAATTGGatgttgattttttattttattgacaGGGTTGGCTTTGTTGGAGTTTAAAGAAAAAGTTGTGAGAGATCCCTTTAACGCCCTTTCCAATTGGAATGATAAAGATGGTGATTTGGATCATTGTTCTTGGTTTGGAGTTTATTGCTCTGATGGCAATGTTATAATTCTGTATGTTAGTCTTGTCcccttttctttattttcagtATCTTTTTCTCTGTTTTCGGCAATTTTGATTTTAGAATTATGTTCATATTTTGGTTACTCAAATTGATTGATTTGTTTAATTTCTTGTATTTTTTTCAGTATTTAAGTAGATTTTATTCTTACCGCAATTGTCTCACATTGTAGTTAATTAGTCATGTTCTAGCAACTCAAATTGGCAATTTTTCTCATGTTTGTGTATTATTGTGTTTTTTTAAAAACTAGTGATGACTAATGAATAATCCCTGCACTTTTTGTTCATATTCATATCACTATCATATTTTCCTCTACCATTGGTGAAATTAATCCCTAAAGGCCTAAACCAGTGATTTTCGACTCACAGGAATTTGAAGGATCTTTGTCTTGGAGGAACACTAGCATCTGAACTTGGAAATCTATCTCATATAAAATCAATGTAAGATAAtaagtttgtttttattttgttgatgGAATACTTACACTCCACTCTGTCTTTTCATTATTCTGGCCTTAGTGTAGTTTTGTAATTTTTTGTTCCTTTTAGTGATTTGTTTGTTGGCTTTGCTGTTTCTCTTTCTCATTATCAGTATATTGCGCAACAATTCCTTTGACGGCATCATTCCAAGTGAGATCGCTGACTTGGAAGAACTAGAAATGTTAGACTTGGGTTACAACAATTTTAGCGGACAGCTCCCTTCTAATCTCGGGAACAACTTATCGCTGTCAATTCTGTGAGTAGATCCTGTTGCTATGCCTATGATTATCAAATGTTACAATAATCATTCTTGTTTGTATGTTTTTCTCTTTAGGGAGCTTCTATTAATCCATTTGTTTTTGTCTCTCCTTTGCATTTGATACAGTCTACTGGACAACAACAATGACCTCGGTAGCTTATCTCCAGAGCTTAATCAGCTGCAGATGCTATCTGAACATCAAGTGGATGAGGATGATCTACGTGCCTTTTCTGCTGAGGCATGCTGCAACAGCAAATCTTTTTCTTGGTGAGAGCCTATGAAATGATTTCATGTTAAATCTATCTGTCTTGCTATTTTAAATTACCATCGAAATGATGGTTGAGGGGTTAATCTCCATATAAATAATATCAAATTGGGCTCAAGGATGACAAAAAACTATGGCCCTTTTCCGTTACAACGCCAGGACAAAATAAAACATCCTCTCCGTTTCTTTATGTTTCCGGAAATTGCCTTGTTGTTCTATTATAACCTGTACCTTGCTTCTTTACCAGGTATACTGGCCGGCCAGATAATTTTGTCGGAAGGAGCTTGCTGCAAGTGCCTGGTTTTCCAATTAGGAGGATTAGGAACAGAAGAGGACCTGCTACAGAACGACCAGTTCAAGCGCCATCTCCCTCCCCATCCCATTTGCACTCGCCATCTCCATCTCCATCTCCATCCCCTTCTCCTTTCTCATCACCGTCACCATCTCCATCGCCATCAAGTGGCGTCTTTTCACCGGCGCTGGCTACGGCTCCTGTAATATTTGCTGACCCCCCTTCTCCAACACCAGCAGATCCACCTGTTGTTTCTGTATCACCAGCAGCACAAGCTGCTCCAGTGAATCGAGTTCAACACAACACTAGGAGCTCCAACTCAAATCATCATAGGGTTGTTATTTGGGTCTCTGTTGCCGGAGGCTCGATACTTCTAGTTATATCAGCAGTTGTCATTATCATCTGCAGAAGCAGTAAGATGGGTACTGTGAAACCTTGGGCCACAGGGCTAAGTGGACAGCTTCAAAAAGCATTTGTTTCAGGTGTGATATCCTTAAGTTGCTTCATCACTTATGCACCAACTACTGTTCCAGCATTTTTTTAACTGATTTTTTGGTTCTCCAGGTGTGCCCAAGCTCAAGAGAGTGGAACTTGAAGCAGCTTGTGAAGATTTCAGTAACATAATTGGCACTTTAAATGATGGGACTGTATATAAAGGTACTCTTTCTAGTGGCATTGAAATAGCTGTTGTGGCAAGTTCAGTGAAGTCTTCTGAGGAATGGTCAAGAAAATTGGAATCCCAGTTTAGGAAGAAGGTATTGATACTTTGCACTGGCAATAAACCTATTCCTGCCTATAGTTGTTTCAGGTGAATCTAATTTGATTTTTTCCGCTTTGTTTACAGATAGAGACATTGTCAAAAGTGAACCATAAGAATTTCGTGAACCTTATTGGATTTTGTGAGGAGGAGAAGCCTTTTACTAGAATGATGGTTTTTGAGTATGCACCAAATGGAACTCTATTTGAGCATTTACACAGTGAGTTTCTCATCCGAACTAAATCTATTTTGAATAGCtagtttgtttgttttctttgttGGTGACAACTGACAAGTGAGTGCCTTGTCTGCAGTTCAAGAAGCTGAACGGTTGGATTGGAGGATGCGTCTACGTGTAGTTATGGGTATGGCATATTGCCTAGAACATATGCACCAGCTAAAACCATCCATAACTCACAGGGACCTGCAGTCTTCATCCATATACCTTTCAGAAGATTATGCGACAAAAGTATCAGATTTTAGCTTCTGGACTGAGGGATCGAGGTCTAAAATGAGATCACCTTCCATGCAACTTTTAGAGGCAGCATTGACAGATACAGAGGGAAATGTATACAATTTTGGGGTTGTTTTGTTAGAAATAATTACTGGTAGGATGCCTTACATGGATGATAATTGCTCTGTAGCAGATTGGGTTTTCGAGTGCTTGGATAAAGATCACTTACCACATGATATCATAGATCCAACATTATCCTCGTTTAAAATGGAGGAGGTCCAGAGATTATTTCACATCATAAAAGATTGTGTCCACCCTGATCCACGAGACAGACCGATTATGAAAAACGTTGCTGCACGTTTAAGAGAGATAACAGGTATGGGGCCTGATGTGGCAACTCCTAGGTTATCTCCTCTGTGGTGGGCGGAGCTTGAAGTTTTGTCCATGGATGGAAGTTAGAAGAGTTTACTCCTGTAAGTAAAATCCTAGCGTAAagttttcttttacttttttgCATGGTTATGGTTTTCATCTCAAAACCATAGCCATGGCCCATGGCCGCCCTAGATGATTCAAGTATAAAAAAACCAGTACTGGAACAGACCTATCTCGCCTTCTTGGACAGAACAGGTTTGTTTAGGGGATGTTAAACGTGTGATTTTTTGTATATACTCCGTAAATGAGAAAGAAGAGCTCTCTTGTGTTCAGCTACTCGGCTAGGGCTTGTCACTGTGACAATTAAGCTCATAAGCTGCCGCGAACTATTTTTAGGAAATGTATTCTTTATCCGATTTAAGCTCATTGTTTGAttctttaaatttatttttcaatgtaGGTTTACTTCTTGAACATGTTTCATAACTGAGACAGGTTCTTGTTTACAAAGTCTTTTCTTTAGAAGAGGTTCTACAGACAGTAAAAGAATCAGACGAATTCCCTGAAGACCTTGTTTAAAAATTCTGCGTTTGATAAAATATGGTACAACTATTTAATTAAGTGACGGCGAGATATAGAATTAGTACAACTATTTAATGCGCAATATTTTTCTAACATTTAAGCAAATATTCATGTATGTTGATCTTAAATGACAAATTCGGAAAAGGGCGATCTTTGCGTTGCGTAAGAGATGTAGGTCAAAGTATGACTAGATAAAATGTGATTCCCAAACTAATGTTAATATGTTATGTGAAGTATTATTCAAGTTAAGAGGTAATACAATATGAAACGCAAATCGGAAGCGTTCTGTAAATTTGACCTTTTCTGTGGACTTTATTGATTAATGAAGGAATTTTTGTTCATCATTTGCATCTGaagattaattaatattaaggAAGATCACATGGTGGCGGATTTGAAGAGGGTTGTTTGTTTGCTACTATAATACTACGTAGTATATAAATGTGACAAATTGCATTAGTATAATGTAAAATGACATTACTAAGTTGCAGAGTACACACTTTGCTTTATAAAAGTTGTACTCTACCAACTTATTAATATGACAAATTAACAATGAATAATCACCGCCACTTCACAAAAATATTCAACACCGTGGCACCGGCAAAGAATTCTGCCTGTTTCAGACGAGACATCAGGCCGAGAAGGGCAAGAAGCCGAGAACCATTCATGCTAAAATTGAATGATGCAGCAAGTAAAATCACTGGAGACGAGTAGCTTTACTTtttctactttgtattttgtaacACATATACAATCACAGGCACCAAAACTTCGGTATTGTCAACAACACAGGATATACACATAtttatatacatatattgataTACACAAAACATTCTAGgcatcaaaattaatttttttacctTAATCCTAGAGTAATTCCTGCCTTCCTTCAACTCTCGGTCACAGGATCTGACGTAAGTAAACTTTGCGAACCACATAAACGTTTTTTGAGTAACACCTCTACCATACACTATAACCTATACCGTCTTCAAAATCCAAAGCCTATACTTctttatatacatatatacgaGACAAGGTCCGATCAAGTCCGCATCTGATAGGCGCTTGCACAGCCTAAGATAGATCTCTGAGTTCCCAGTTTGCTGTATCATTCTTCTGAGACCCTGCAGAACAGCCACCCGGTCTAAGTAATCTGGATGTATTCCTGAATCAAGCATTTTGGCTAATGTTCCTGCAGCATCCACATAATTCCCACCTTTGATATAGCCTCTGAGCAACCAAGATAAGGTTTTCTTTTTAGATGAAGAGCTTGTAGCTTCTAATGTAGTCAGTAGTCTAGAAACAGCTCCATCTTCTCTCTGAGAGGCGCAGATGGCTAAAACTATGTCATAAAAGTACCTCTCAACCTCCTTGCCTAAAAGCTTCATCTCCCACAACTGTCTTTCGGCATCAAGCCCACGACCAGCACAAATATGCATAGCAAGGAGCTTCTCGTGAACTAAACTAAGCACTGATGTGTTTCCTTCCTGAATCAACCAACTCGATAGTAGGATCCCTTCATCTAGAAGATCACACTGATGCTTCTCAACAAGCTTAATACTTTCTTCATCTAGCTCAGCAACAAGACCAGCCCTAGAATAACCCTTTAGTTTACGCAATGCTTTTGCAACTTCATTCATCTCTTTCACCACAGCCGTCATTGCGATCAGATAGCTGTAAGTTTCAGGATTCAACCCACTTTCCTTCAAACGAATCACCAGTTTCACAGAGTCCCTGTAATCTCCTTTctcctaaaagaaaaaaaacaagaagGCTAAAACAACAAGTAACCTTAAATGGAGGGCGTGAATCATCATTCACACGTATCTCTGATCATGGTACCTAAGCAAAGGTTTCATTTTCTTGCAACAATCTTCATCATAAAGTGTTCACGGCCATTTGAAGTTGATCCATTTGCATAATTTTAAGAAAGTACTACAGAGTATAGAACACAGTTTTCTGCATTTTCTATTAATTAAGGATATTAAGCAACAACAAGAGAAGGTTCTTAGACAAAATCATCAATTCTATTGGACGTCATATATGGAGATATATCTGAAAGTTGGAAATGTTCATCGTTCTTAAACAGCCCATATTTCCCTAGCCCTGAAATTTATAAGTAATACGTAGCTACTTGTAATATGACTTATGAATCTATGATAGATAGAATTCAATATTAGACAGAAATAGAAAAAAGAAATCTTACCATCATCTTCCAAGCAAGGTAGCCAGCAGGGCCTCCCCTGCGTAAATCATCCCCATTATCCTCTAAAGCCATGATTCCGCGTCTCAATACCTCCTCAACAAAAGAAACTGCTTGACCTGTCTTCCCCGAGTCCCAGTAAACAGAAATGGCTTTCTCCATCATACTAAAATTGGGTTTCAGaccaacacaatccatgtcaacCAAAAGATCAACCACTTCCCCAACTTCCTTTTCAGCTTCAATCATATTTTTAATCCACCCACACATAATTGAAACCATCAACTCCATCGTCTCCTTGTCTACGCGATTCTCTTTCTTCAACCACTCAAACACCTCTAATGCACACCAAGAATCCCTCCCCTCCTGTGAAAAATACACCAACACCAGCTGCAACTCTCGGGCCGACAATCGGTCATTCATTTCTTCAAGAACATCCGATGGTTCCCTTGCCATCCGCTCTAATTCTTCTATTGCTTCAAAGAACTCTTCACTCATTTCATCCTCCTCCCCGCTAGTCAAAACTCGGTCCAACTCAACCGAGTTAAAGAGCCTAAACTCTCTAGCTTTAGTCCGAATTGAGACTACAGATTTCAGCCTTTTATCACAGTTTTGAGTAATCGAAACCCTAGAGCATGCTTCAATCCTCAAGTTCTTAAACGCAACAAGGTCTTTCCACCTAGGGTAAGATGATTCTAAACAATAGCTTAACGGAGCAAACCCAATTGCATTCACCATTTTCACAATTTCAAGAGAAACCCAGAAAATAACCTAAAAGATAAAACCCACCACTTAAAATTAGAAACCCAGAAAACAATTTACAACAAAATCAAAACTTCAGAATTTTGGGGAATAAACTGGAATTCAATTGAAAAACCCTGTTGGAGATTGATGAATATATATAAACTTAATCATATATATACAAAATTGCACATGAAATTAGGCAGAATTATCCAAAAAACAAATGATATTGGATAGTGAAACTCCACCTACCAGAAAAATTAAGAAATATTTAAAGATAAAACCCACCACTTAATTAAAAATCCAGAAAACAATCtacaacaaaaatcaaaattgagGATTTCGGGGAATAAAATGGACTTCAATTGAAAAAATCAGTCAGAGATTGATGAATAAAAGTAACTTTGATCATGCAAAGATAAAATTGTACATGAAATTAGGCAGaattatccaaaaaaaaaaccaaatgaTATTGGATATTGAAACTCCACCAACTAGCAAATTaggaaaattaaaaaatatttagagAGCGAGAAATGAGGAACATACCAAACATAAGCCAAAGAATGATGAAGGTTGAGTTCAATCAGCTCTTCCGGACCCTAAAAAACCCCAATTGCCATGCCCTTTAACTACCGGCGTGAGCCAAAATAGTggaaattggataaattaaaaattagatAATGTAGTTTTCTACAATTTCTGCGGTTTTGTTTCTGTCTGATTTTGGGGTGTTGTGGTAGAATGTATGTAGACCGTAAACGTGGGCCAATTGGAGCTACTACTACTTGCCTACTTGGTAATGGATATTTCCCATTGACGGCTACTTTGGAGAAAATGGTAATTTTGGCGACTCTACCAGGGATTTCAATACGAtacaacacaaattcttatttacaatggttgtacaataaatattgtacactagagtaaaagttaactcaaaatgcttaaaagtcaagcttatatatgtaaaagttatctattttttagtgattttttttttcattttaataaaacttatttcttcaaaatcactaataatgtataaaattaatcatataaccctttaaaatgtttatctatcaacttttttttactaatataaaagttaattaaaactaggttaaagttacaagaaaatgagtaaaagttatattggtgtacaataaagttattgtgcaccttgtgcgcgcaagaccttttgacgatacaaaccaagatacgagtttttttttgtttctccacACGTGATATGAGGTTGGAGAGGGGGCATGCTGTGATGTATGAGCAAACACATCACAGGGGTATTTTCGTAAATTTACACCAACATCAAACAAATTAGGAATATGACAAAATGAATAGGACAATCAGAAAAggacaaaattaataaataaaagagaagagaatgacagaaaaagaggagagagaaagtgacatGAAGTACCATTTCTCTTTTACAATGTACCATTCTTTAAAAATCAAGtaccattttcttttaaaatgtaccattctttaaaaaacaagtaccattttttaacaaaacaccatttgtttttttacaaaatgtcattcttatttaaaacggctttttcatgaaatgccctgaggtttgcaataatgcaccaaatacatctgcgcatttcaaaattcataaaatacccctatttactcaaaactgttcaccaaatacccctattatgactttctgttagtcctccgttaagtcatgtttaaaattcataaaatgtacCTAAATATAAAGGTTTTGCAtagtatacacctatttgtaaagttctttgcaccaaatacccaaacttcATAATTTGaatccaacggctagttttaatACAATATAGCCGTTATGTTCATGCTGCCTATAAGTAAGGCTGTTGTTCACTTGACTTGCTCCATGTTTAGCCCTCTATTTCCTAAATAGCCATGAGTTCTAATTCCAAAACCGGATCCTCTTCCATCCCAAATTTGTCATACCTAAGAGTTCCAAATAAAAACTGCAATTGTGGGAGAAGATTTGCAATTAGGAGCTCGGAAACGGCTAAAAATCCGCAAAAGctttactacaagtgtgatccttgtgaTAATTTCAAGTGGTGCAAAGGTTTTGTTGAGCAGACATTTGATGAAGCTCAAAGCAAGGGAAACAGAGCTGATGAAaacaggggaatgcaagaagaaaacaggggaatgcaagaaGGAAGCAGGGGAATGCATGAAGAGTTGAAGCTATTGAAGAAGAAACTTAAACAACAGAAACAACAATTCAAGTTTGCAATAAAAATTCGTGTAATAATGTTTGCATTTCTAATTTGGATAGCAATGAAGTAGAGTTGTAACAAATTTCAAGCAATAACATGACTTGTTTAAGCATATGAGATTTACAAAAACTGATTTCTAAGTGGACAAATGCCATTGAAACTGCACAAAATCATCTTGTTTAAGCACTTGTGTTCTTTCCAAAAAGTTATACTAACTGTAAATTGCCTAAGCTATTTTAACTTTGTGCACCTACAATTCACCAAAAACTGACTAACTTTTAACTTTGTGCATGGTTAAGTTGCTGTGTTTGCTCTTTTCCTCCCCCTTGGACCCCCTTGTGATGTACTTGCTCCTGCTGCTGCTGAAGTGCTTGGTCCAGTGCTTGGTCCTCCATTCTTACATGTCCTTGAGTTATGACCAAACTCCCTGCACTTTCCACATTTCACATTGTTGTTCCTCTTCCCCTTCCTGGGTTCATTTggtcctctctttctcttcttagcaGGTCTGCCAGCTTGTCTTTTGATGACTGGAGGCTGAATGGTAGGGAGAGAAAAGTTAGGCCACTGTGTTGGGTCTGACATGGGGTGAATGTGGTCTGCATATGTAAGCTTGTATGCAGCAGACTTGAAGAATGGGGAGACAAAATCAATGGGGTTCAGCCTTTGGTCATAAATCACCCTTAGTGCATGCTTGCAGGGGATTCCAGAAATTTGCCACTTCCCACACCCACATCTTCTAGTTGATAACCTGATGGGGAAGTTCACATGTGCATCTCTGACTTCAAATTCCCCCCCACCACAGGCTGTAGCATAGCAGAACCTAGACTCTCCTGTTCTTTCATCCACCTCTTTCTTGGCATACTCAGTCAACTGACCATCCTCCATATCAATTGCCATGTCAAATCTTGCCCCAACCCTCTCCATACACCACTTTCTGATTGCTgtacaacaacacaacaacattaTACACATAACATCACAAACATCAGAAAATAAAGGAACAGAACATGAAGTGGTGAGCTATACCTTCCAACAATGAGAATACAGGCATGTCTCTGTATGGTTTTTTGCATGCATTGAATGACTCCACAAAGTTTGTtgtgttgtgatcacaacaaaCAGCAGGGTCAAACATATGCCtggactgttaggttatgatacatatgacaattcataaatcatgcggaaaaaccattaagccaggaaaacatattatttacacataatcatttagcatagttaagatgcatactctttgttgcgtgccttccctagctgcgcccgaaccgaacaagaacaagtctttaggactccaagtgtcgtccctccgtagatagtccacagcacgtccggatccgccttaagattgaccaactagaatcgcccttaaggtactctgaattttcggaactttataggcaattgtatgactgaattttgctctcaaaaactcactttgaatacttgaatgctcgatgtaaatatgtgaccctaggcacctatttatagagttatggaaaaggatttggaatcctattaggatactaatttatttaattataatcctactaggactctaattaaataaactaaatcttttaggattagatttaatcatatgacaaatcccggtagctttaggattcgagcagcacacaaacacacacgcacgcacagcagcccacgaggggcgccatgcgcgtgcgcgcagcccgcgtgctcgcagcccactgccgcaatcccacacgctgccgtagccttggcgcgcactgggcctgccttgcggtgggcctggcgcagccttggctggtgcgtttgtggcgcgctggcttgctgggcgatggcccggcttcgtgctgggccttcgtctggcaggcctcgtccgatgctaattcgtacgatacgcttccgattaatttcccgattccggaattcatttccgatacgaacaatattcaacatttccgattccggaatcaatttccgtttcgaacaaatatttaatatttccgtttccggaattattttccgattccgataatatttttgattctgacaatatttccgtttccggcaatatttccgattccggcaatatttccatttccgataatattttccgatacgtaccatgtttccgtttccggcaacatctacgacttgaataatatttatatttccgatacgatccatatttccgtttccggcaatatcatcgtttccggagtattcatttcttgcctgtaacgatctcagctcccactgaaaccaagatccgtcgatttcgaatatccatagatggagtatttaatgccatt
This Spinacia oleracea cultivar Varoflay chromosome 6, BTI_SOV_V1, whole genome shotgun sequence DNA region includes the following protein-coding sequences:
- the LOC110798949 gene encoding probable inactive receptor-like protein kinase At3g56050 isoform X1 gives rise to the protein MGSNSWVFFYGMNLVLVFHLQLVLPCSSLNSEGLALLEFKEKVVRDPFNALSNWNDKDGDLDHCSWFGVYCSDGNVIILNLKDLCLGGTLASELGNLSHIKSIILRNNSFDGIIPSEIADLEELEMLDLGYNNFSGQLPSNLGNNLSLSILLLDNNNDLGSLSPELNQLQMLSEHQVDEDDLRAFSAEACCNSKSFSWYTGRPDNFVGRSLLQVPGFPIRRIRNRRGPATERPVQAPSPSPSHLHSPSPSPSPSPSPFSSPSPSPSPSSGVFSPALATAPVIFADPPSPTPADPPVVSVSPAAQAAPVNRVQHNTRSSNSNHHRVVIWVSVAGGSILLVISAVVIIICRSSKMGTVKPWATGLSGQLQKAFVSGVPKLKRVELEAACEDFSNIIGTLNDGTVYKGTLSSGIEIAVVASSVKSSEEWSRKLESQFRKKIETLSKVNHKNFVNLIGFCEEEKPFTRMMVFEYAPNGTLFEHLHIQEAERLDWRMRLRVVMGMAYCLEHMHQLKPSITHRDLQSSSIYLSEDYATKVSDFSFWTEGSRSKMRSPSMQLLEAALTDTEGNVYNFGVVLLEIITGRMPYMDDNCSVADWVFECLDKDHLPHDIIDPTLSSFKMEEVQRLFHIIKDCVHPDPRDRPIMKNVAARLREITGMGPDVATPRLSPLWWAELEVLSMDGS
- the LOC110798949 gene encoding probable inactive receptor-like protein kinase At3g56050 isoform X2, yielding MNLKDLCLGGTLASELGNLSHIKSIILRNNSFDGIIPSEIADLEELEMLDLGYNNFSGQLPSNLGNNLSLSILLLDNNNDLGSLSPELNQLQMLSEHQVDEDDLRAFSAEACCNSKSFSWYTGRPDNFVGRSLLQVPGFPIRRIRNRRGPATERPVQAPSPSPSHLHSPSPSPSPSPSPFSSPSPSPSPSSGVFSPALATAPVIFADPPSPTPADPPVVSVSPAAQAAPVNRVQHNTRSSNSNHHRVVIWVSVAGGSILLVISAVVIIICRSSKMGTVKPWATGLSGQLQKAFVSGVPKLKRVELEAACEDFSNIIGTLNDGTVYKGTLSSGIEIAVVASSVKSSEEWSRKLESQFRKKIETLSKVNHKNFVNLIGFCEEEKPFTRMMVFEYAPNGTLFEHLHIQEAERLDWRMRLRVVMGMAYCLEHMHQLKPSITHRDLQSSSIYLSEDYATKVSDFSFWTEGSRSKMRSPSMQLLEAALTDTEGNVYNFGVVLLEIITGRMPYMDDNCSVADWVFECLDKDHLPHDIIDPTLSSFKMEEVQRLFHIIKDCVHPDPRDRPIMKNVAARLREITGMGPDVATPRLSPLWWAELEVLSMDGS
- the LOC110798947 gene encoding pentatricopeptide repeat-containing protein At2g30100, chloroplastic, whose product is MVNAIGFAPLSYCLESSYPRWKDLVAFKNLRIEACSRVSITQNCDKRLKSVVSIRTKAREFRLFNSVELDRVLTSGEEDEMSEEFFEAIEELERMAREPSDVLEEMNDRLSARELQLVLVYFSQEGRDSWCALEVFEWLKKENRVDKETMELMVSIMCGWIKNMIEAEKEVGEVVDLLVDMDCVGLKPNFSMMEKAISVYWDSGKTGQAVSFVEEVLRRGIMALEDNGDDLRRGGPAGYLAWKMMEKGDYRDSVKLVIRLKESGLNPETYSYLIAMTAVVKEMNEVAKALRKLKGYSRAGLVAELDEESIKLVEKHQCDLLDEGILLSSWLIQEGNTSVLSLVHEKLLAMHICAGRGLDAERQLWEMKLLGKEVERYFYDIVLAICASQREDGAVSRLLTTLEATSSSSKKKTLSWLLRGYIKGGNYVDAAGTLAKMLDSGIHPDYLDRVAVLQGLRRMIQQTGNSEIYLRLCKRLSDADLIGPCLVYMYIKKYRLWILKTV